One window of the Microvirga mediterraneensis genome contains the following:
- a CDS encoding recombinase zinc beta ribbon domain-containing protein yields MPTAYPYIRFSDKSQEKGNSLHRQRDLARAVAERRGLTLGKEFLDLGVSAYRGKNADQGALNSFREEVREGRITGDSWLLLEDFDRMSRREFRWFYPLFLELIDAGITICTTADDRVYNEGNADDLEVTLLLVIKGSTSNLESAKKSKRLIARWTTWRETGHRTAVCPAWVYFMDGEYHRNERRVPIVQMIFDLAESGIGAHGIAKILNGNPATPPFEHMNGKPGKKWHPTTIANILTGRHVLGWYQPCRVVDGRQEPVGDPVQRYPAIISEAQWHRVQARRKTNPRGNRGETMSNLFTGLLRCGRCGGVMKVKTSYATKKRPGKDHRYFVCTSAMMNSGCEANTHYPIEQVEKAILDHTPEYRLHELFSDPGTAQQLKALDDQITDLKRKFEDTERRKANAIDRAESLPQGDPLIIEYETRARTYSADLRASHEALKALEIQKVALATRIDERADSEGKARELRAKIAEAEGKELLKLRASLSQALRTFIDELWFRGEMFTVVLHGAGKVHHFQVVNGKGRAAGRTVEYAGATYWNNDEMRRVVLG; encoded by the coding sequence GTGCCAACTGCTTACCCCTACATACGTTTTTCCGATAAGAGCCAAGAGAAGGGCAATTCTCTACACCGTCAAAGAGACCTCGCACGAGCGGTTGCAGAGCGTCGCGGCCTGACGCTCGGAAAAGAGTTTCTGGACCTTGGGGTCAGCGCGTACAGAGGAAAGAATGCTGATCAGGGAGCATTAAATTCCTTTCGAGAAGAGGTTAGGGAAGGCCGAATCACTGGCGATTCATGGCTGCTCCTGGAAGATTTCGACCGGATGAGTCGGCGTGAATTCCGCTGGTTCTATCCATTGTTCCTCGAGTTAATCGATGCCGGGATTACGATCTGCACGACGGCTGATGATCGGGTCTACAACGAGGGCAACGCCGACGACCTAGAGGTCACATTGTTGCTCGTGATTAAGGGAAGCACGAGCAATCTGGAAAGCGCCAAGAAGTCGAAACGGCTGATCGCTCGGTGGACTACCTGGAGAGAAACCGGCCATCGAACGGCTGTCTGCCCGGCTTGGGTTTATTTCATGGATGGTGAATACCACCGGAATGAGAGGCGGGTTCCGATTGTTCAAATGATTTTCGATTTAGCTGAGAGCGGTATTGGCGCGCACGGTATTGCCAAGATTCTGAATGGCAACCCTGCCACGCCACCGTTCGAGCACATGAACGGCAAGCCGGGCAAGAAATGGCATCCCACGACCATCGCGAACATCCTGACCGGTCGGCACGTGCTCGGCTGGTATCAGCCCTGTAGGGTCGTGGATGGACGCCAGGAGCCCGTTGGAGACCCTGTGCAGCGCTACCCGGCGATCATCTCGGAAGCCCAGTGGCATCGTGTTCAGGCTCGCCGGAAGACGAACCCTCGCGGCAACCGTGGCGAGACCATGAGCAACCTATTCACGGGTCTGCTCCGGTGCGGTCGCTGCGGAGGCGTGATGAAAGTCAAGACGAGCTACGCAACAAAAAAACGTCCTGGCAAGGACCACCGGTACTTTGTCTGCACGTCGGCGATGATGAATTCCGGCTGTGAGGCTAACACCCATTACCCGATTGAGCAGGTTGAGAAGGCGATCCTGGATCACACTCCGGAGTATCGGCTGCACGAACTGTTTTCCGATCCGGGAACGGCTCAGCAGCTAAAGGCTCTCGATGATCAGATCACCGATCTAAAGAGGAAGTTCGAAGACACGGAGCGGCGCAAGGCAAATGCCATAGATCGCGCTGAGAGCCTCCCTCAAGGCGATCCGCTGATCATCGAGTACGAGACCCGCGCCCGCACCTATTCCGCCGATCTACGGGCCTCGCATGAGGCTCTGAAAGCGTTGGAGATTCAGAAGGTTGCACTGGCTACGCGAATCGATGAACGCGCTGATTCGGAGGGCAAGGCGCGAGAGTTGAGGGCAAAGATCGCGGAGGCCGAGGGGAAAGAGCTTCTGAAGCTCAGAGCCAGCCTGTCGCAGGCGCTCCGCACGTTCATCGACGAGCTTTGGTTCCGGGGTGAGATGTTCACCGTCGTCCTGCATGGCGCGGGCAAGGTGCATCATTTCCAGGTCGTAAACGGGAAGGGGCGAGCGGCAGGTCGCACTGTTGAATACGCGGGTGCGACCTACTGGAATAACGACGAGATGCGTCGGGTCGTGCTTGGATGA
- a CDS encoding response regulator: protein MNTQKTILCVEDEDDLRGDIAEELEAANYRVLQAANGGEALSLLEKHRPDLVLCDITMPGLGGYDVLKSLREQGTMSDVPFIFLTALAERNDVLTGKQAGADDYLVKPIDYEILLATVAARLDQVTRVQTSAVTRAEESWQEILKSSKGRTVDALYKATFAFDRFLVGVVIVDETGAIRVMNKEAQRILAEDDGLVAAQGILKGFPAKQNSKLYSAITKAFEEETLDEIVSFPRNSGGRPYLVLIQGQRFSAEERPEAVVLLVIDTEQRAKVSGDTLVRLYGLTPSETRVALMLIDGKRLDQIAEELEVAQTTVVFHLKNLWLCIRHEQDKLDSAGASSCQLLTPTYVFPIRAKRRAILYTVKETSHERLQSVAA from the coding sequence ATGAATACTCAAAAAACGATTCTTTGCGTTGAAGACGAAGACGACCTGCGAGGCGATATCGCCGAGGAGCTGGAGGCCGCCAATTACCGGGTTCTCCAGGCTGCGAACGGCGGCGAGGCGCTCAGCCTCCTCGAAAAGCACCGCCCGGACCTCGTCCTCTGTGACATCACCATGCCCGGGCTCGGAGGGTATGACGTCCTCAAGTCGCTGCGTGAGCAAGGCACGATGTCCGATGTTCCGTTCATCTTCCTGACGGCGCTCGCCGAGCGGAACGATGTCCTCACCGGAAAGCAGGCGGGGGCGGACGATTATCTCGTCAAGCCGATCGATTATGAAATTCTTCTGGCGACAGTCGCCGCGCGCCTCGATCAAGTCACCCGCGTTCAGACGAGTGCCGTCACCAGGGCCGAGGAATCCTGGCAGGAGATCCTGAAATCCTCCAAGGGACGCACGGTCGATGCCCTCTACAAGGCGACATTCGCGTTTGATCGCTTTCTCGTGGGCGTGGTGATCGTCGACGAGACCGGCGCCATTCGCGTGATGAACAAGGAGGCGCAGCGCATTCTGGCCGAGGATGACGGCCTGGTTGCCGCGCAGGGAATCCTGAAAGGATTCCCTGCCAAGCAGAACAGCAAGCTCTATTCGGCGATCACAAAGGCCTTCGAGGAAGAGACGCTGGACGAGATCGTCTCTTTTCCGCGCAATTCCGGAGGTCGGCCCTATCTCGTCCTGATCCAGGGACAACGCTTTTCCGCAGAAGAGCGGCCCGAAGCCGTGGTGCTGCTCGTCATCGACACGGAGCAGCGGGCCAAGGTCTCCGGCGACACGCTCGTGCGGCTCTATGGCCTGACCCCCTCGGAAACCCGGGTCGCCCTCATGCTGATCGACGGCAAGCGTCTCGACCAGATCGCGGAAGAGCTGGAAGTCGCCCAGACCACGGTCGTCTTCCATCTGAAGAACCTTTGGTTGTGCATTAGGCACGAACAGGATAAGCTCGACAGTGCTGGAGCCTCATCGTGCCAACTGCTTACCCCTACATACGTTTTTCCGATAAGAGCCAAGAGAAGGGCAATTCTCTACACCGTCAAAGAGACCTCGCACGAGCGGTTGCAGAGCGTCGCGGCCTGA